One Streptococcus sp. zg-86 DNA window includes the following coding sequences:
- a CDS encoding Mini-ribonuclease 3 produces the protein MIDVTLINGIALAFEGDAVYSMYIRRHLIFKGLTKPNHLHREANRYVSAKAQAALISKMLDEEFLSEREVDIYKRGRNTNSHTKAKNADVVTYRMSTGFEAVLGYLHMTNQMERLEEVIDWCIENG, from the coding sequence GTGATTGATGTGACACTCATCAATGGGATTGCTCTTGCGTTTGAGGGTGATGCTGTCTATTCCATGTATATTCGTAGGCACTTGATTTTTAAAGGTTTAACCAAGCCTAATCACTTGCACAGAGAAGCGAACCGCTATGTTTCTGCCAAGGCGCAAGCTGCGCTCATCTCTAAAATGTTGGACGAGGAATTTCTCAGCGAAAGGGAAGTTGACATCTACAAACGTGGTCGCAATACTAACAGTCATACCAAGGCTAAAAATGCGGATGTCGTAACCTATCGCATGTCTACTGGTTTTGAAGCGGTGCTTGGTTACCTCCATATGACGAATCAAATGGAACGACTTGAGGAAGTGATTGACTGGTGCATTGAAAATGGATAG
- a CDS encoding helix-turn-helix domain-containing protein — protein MERFSKRNGNERNKGQHTPLRDSQSALELFPTAKVTDTATHLSGQLVLPLANGQWLQIATDELTERERYLLSLSVENEASYVAQPWYRFLVNGVGAMPQQMSSVQWIHVRHSLSADEEKEAVESWCEVMRSLLPNRVADFHITAHDTVFILDQSTFIPIQEVLADTLSAMEFDFGLKLTVLVGQMWSQVADEDWTRIFQAEHQLFIAWQERFQSSRVLTFGQAFLWGQGQEFSLASLRHQLSHMISQQDQLADSILALWEEAAVVTKAAQRLYVHRNTLQYRLEKWLDVSGLQLRNLTDLAVCYQIVLEER, from the coding sequence ATGGAACGATTCTCTAAAAGGAATGGGAATGAAAGAAATAAAGGGCAACATACTCCGTTACGAGATAGCCAATCTGCCTTGGAGCTCTTTCCTACAGCAAAAGTCACAGATACAGCTACTCATCTATCAGGCCAGCTTGTCCTTCCTTTGGCAAATGGGCAATGGCTACAGATTGCTACAGACGAGTTAACAGAGCGGGAGCGCTATTTACTGTCCTTGTCTGTTGAGAATGAGGCAAGTTATGTGGCTCAACCATGGTATCGATTTTTGGTCAATGGTGTAGGAGCAATGCCTCAGCAGATGAGTTCCGTGCAATGGATTCATGTGCGTCATTCCCTATCTGCCGATGAAGAAAAAGAGGCAGTTGAATCATGGTGTGAGGTCATGCGTTCCCTATTGCCAAACCGTGTTGCTGATTTTCACATAACAGCCCATGATACGGTTTTTATCTTAGATCAAAGCACCTTCATTCCAATTCAGGAAGTGTTGGCTGATACCCTGTCTGCCATGGAATTTGATTTTGGTTTGAAGTTGACTGTTCTAGTCGGGCAAATGTGGTCGCAGGTAGCAGATGAGGACTGGACAAGGATTTTTCAAGCAGAACACCAGCTCTTTATCGCTTGGCAGGAGCGTTTTCAATCCTCACGTGTCCTAACTTTTGGACAGGCCTTTCTGTGGGGACAGGGACAGGAATTTTCGCTTGCTTCCTTGCGGCATCAACTATCTCACATGATTAGCCAACAAGACCAGTTGGCAGACAGTATTCTTGCCTTGTGGGAAGAAGCAGCGGTGGTCACAAAAGCGGCGCAGCGCCTCTATGTGCACCGCAATACGCTCCAATACCGTCTTGAAAAATGGCTTGATGTCAGTGGTCTACAACTCCGCAATTTGACGGATTTAGCAGTCTGTTACCAAATTGTATTAGAAGAAAGGTAG
- the cysS gene encoding cysteine--tRNA ligase: MITIYDTMTRSLREFVPLEAGKVKMYVCGPTVYNYIHVGNARSTVAFDTIRRYFEYRGFEVTYISNFTDVDDKIINRAKEEGITPQEIAEKYIAAFSADVEKLGVKPATKHPRVMHFMGEIVAFIEELIAKGYAYEAAGDVYFRVEKSKNYAALANKTLEDLVLGASGRTDEETARKENPVDFALWKSAKSGEISWDSPWGAGRPGWHIECSVMATEILGDTIDIHGGGADLEFPHHTNEIAQSEAKTGQTFANYWMHNGFVNIDNVKMSKSLGNFITVHDALETVDGQVLRFFFATQHYRKPINFIEKGVLDAEINLKYLKNTYEQSFTDNVDMERLATFESKFCQAMDEDFNTANGITVVFEMAKWINSGNYNADIKTAFEKMVAVFGIVFEEEVLDSAIEALIEQRQAARAVKDFAKADEIRDQLAAQGIKLLDTKDGVRWTRD; this comes from the coding sequence ATGATTACGATTTATGATACCATGACACGAAGTCTCCGAGAGTTCGTGCCTTTAGAGGCAGGCAAGGTCAAGATGTATGTCTGTGGACCAACTGTATATAACTATATTCATGTTGGGAATGCCCGTTCGACCGTTGCTTTTGATACCATTCGGCGTTATTTTGAGTACCGTGGTTTTGAGGTGACCTATATTTCGAATTTTACCGATGTCGATGATAAGATTATTAATCGTGCCAAGGAAGAAGGAATTACGCCACAAGAAATCGCTGAAAAATACATTGCAGCCTTTTCCGCAGATGTGGAAAAATTAGGGGTTAAACCTGCTACGAAACACCCTCGCGTTATGCACTTTATGGGTGAAATTGTAGCCTTTATCGAGGAATTGATTGCAAAAGGCTATGCCTATGAGGCTGCAGGTGATGTCTATTTCCGTGTTGAAAAGTCAAAAAACTATGCTGCTTTGGCCAATAAAACGCTGGAAGATTTAGTGTTAGGAGCTAGTGGTCGGACAGATGAAGAAACGGCTCGTAAGGAAAATCCAGTAGACTTTGCCCTCTGGAAATCGGCTAAATCAGGTGAGATTTCATGGGATAGCCCTTGGGGAGCAGGCCGTCCGGGTTGGCATATTGAATGTTCTGTTATGGCGACAGAAATTTTGGGAGACACGATTGATATTCATGGTGGAGGTGCAGATTTGGAATTCCCTCACCATACCAATGAAATCGCCCAGTCAGAAGCCAAAACAGGGCAGACCTTTGCCAATTATTGGATGCACAATGGCTTTGTCAATATTGATAATGTCAAAATGTCCAAATCTTTGGGTAACTTTATTACCGTTCACGATGCTCTTGAAACGGTTGACGGACAGGTCTTGCGCTTCTTTTTTGCTACTCAACATTACAGAAAACCCATTAATTTTATCGAAAAAGGGGTGCTAGACGCAGAAATCAATCTCAAGTATTTGAAAAATACTTATGAGCAATCCTTTACTGACAATGTGGATATGGAACGCTTAGCGACATTTGAAAGTAAATTTTGCCAAGCGATGGATGAAGACTTTAACACGGCAAATGGGATTACCGTCGTCTTTGAAATGGCCAAGTGGATCAATTCTGGAAATTATAATGCAGACATAAAAACGGCATTTGAGAAAATGGTAGCAGTCTTTGGGATTGTTTTTGAGGAAGAGGTGTTAGATAGTGCGATTGAAGCCTTGATTGAACAACGTCAAGCAGCACGGGCAGTCAAGGACTTTGCAAAGGCAGATGAGATTCGTGACCAACTAGCTGCACAAGGAATCAAGCTTCTTGATACCAAGGACGGAGTGAGGTGGACACGTGATTGA